In a genomic window of Balaenoptera ricei isolate mBalRic1 chromosome 3, mBalRic1.hap2, whole genome shotgun sequence:
- the HNRNPH1 gene encoding heterogeneous nuclear ribonucleoprotein H isoform X2, with the protein MMLGTEGGEGFVVKVRGLPWSCSADEVQRFFSDCKIQNGAQGIRFIYTREGRPSGEAFVELESEDEVKLALKKDRETMGHRYVEVFKSNNVEMDWVLKHTGPNSPDTANDGFVRLRGLPFGCSKEEIVQFFSGLEIVPNGITLPVDFQGRSTGEAFVQFASQEIAEKALKKHKERIGHRYIEIFKSSRAEVRTHYDPPRKLMAMQRPGPYDRPGAGRGYNSIGRGAGFERMRRGAYGGGYGGYDDYNGYNDGYGFGSDRFGRGMSDHRYGDGGSTFQSTTGHCVHMRGLPYRATENDIYNFFSPLNPVRVHIEIGPDGRVTGEADVEFATHEDAVAAMSKDKANMQHRYVELFLNSTAGASGGAYEHRYVELFLNSTAGASGGAYGSQMMGGMGLSNQSSYGGPASQQLSGGYGGGYGGQSSMSGYGSQGAVNSSYYSSGSRASMGVNGMGGMSSMSSMSGGWGM; encoded by the exons ATGATGTTGGGCACCGAAGGCGGGGAGGGATTCGTGGTGAAGGTCCGGGGCTTGCCTTGGTCTTGTTCGGCCGACGAAGTGCAGCGGTTTTTTTCTG ACTGCAAAATTCAAAATGGGGCTCAAGGTATTCGTTTCATCTACACCAGAGAAGGCAGACCGAGTGGCGAGGCTTTTGTTGAACTTGAATCAGAAGATGAAGTCAAATTGGCCctgaaaaaagacagagaaactatGGGACACAGATATGTTGAAG TATTCAAGTCAAACAACGTTGAAATGGATTGGGTGTTGAAGCATACTGGTCCAAATAGTCCTGACACGGCCAATGATGGCTTTGTACGGCTTAGAGGACTCCCCTTTGGATGTAGCAAGGAAGAAATTGTTCAGTTCTTCTCAG GGTTGGAAATCGTGCCAAATGGGATAACATTGCCGGTGGACTTCCAGGGGAGGAGTACGGGGGAGGCCTTCGTGCAGTTTGCTTCACAGGAAATAGCTGAAAAGGCTCtaaagaaacacaaggaaagaatAGGGCACAG GTATATCGAAATCTTTAAGAGCAGTCGAGCTGAAGTTAGAACTCACTATGATCCACCACGAAAACTTATGGCCATGCAGCGGCCAGGTCCCTATGACAGACCTGGGGCTGGCAGAGGGTATAACAGCATTGGAAGAGGAGCTGGCTTTGAAAGGATGAGGCGTGGTGCTTATGGTGGAG GTTATGGAGGCTATGATGATTATAATGGCTATAATGATGGCTATGGATTTGGGTCAGATAGATTTGGAAGAG GAATGTCAGATCACAGATACGGGGATGGTGGCTCTACTTTCCAGAGCACAACAGGACACTGTGTACACATGCGGGGATTACCTTACAGAGCTACTGAGAACGACATTTATAAT tttttttcacCACTCAACCCTGTGAGAGTACATATTGAAATTGGTCCCGATGGCAGAGTAACTGGTGAAGCAGATGTCGAGTTTGCAACTCATGAAGATGCTGTGGCAGCTATGTCAAAAGACAAAGCAAATATGC aaCACAGATATGTAGAACTCTTCTTGAATTCTACAGCAGGAGCAAGCGGTGGTGCTTACG AACACAGATATGTAGAACTCTTCTTGAATTCTACAGCAGGAGCAAGCGGTGGTGCTTATGGTAGCCAAATGATGGGAGGCATGGGCTTGT CAAACCAGTCCAGTTATGGCGGCCCAGCCAGCCAGCAGCTGAGTGGTGGTTATGGAGGCGGCTATGGTGGCCAGAGCAGCATGAGTGGATATG GCAGCCAAggagcagtgaacagcagctactACAGTAGTGGAAGCCGAGCATCTATGGGAGTGAACGGAATGGGAGGGATGTCTAGCATGTCCAGTATGAGTGGTGGATGGGGAATGTAA
- the HNRNPH1 gene encoding heterogeneous nuclear ribonucleoprotein H isoform X7 has protein sequence MMLGTEGGEGFVVKVRGLPWSCSADEVQRFFSDCKIQNGAQGIRFIYTREGRPSGEAFVELESEDEVKLALKKDRETMGHRYVEVFKSNNVEMDWVLKHTGPNSPDTANDGFVRLRGLPFGCSKEEIVQFFSGLEIVPNGITLPVDFQGRSTGEAFVQFASQEIAEKALKKHKERIGHRYIEIFKSSRAEVRTHYDPPRKLMAMQRPGPYDRPGAGRGYNSIGRGAGFERMRRGAYGGGMSDHRYGDGGSTFQSTTGHCVHMRGLPYRATENDIYNFFSPLNPVRVHIEIGPDGRVTGEADVEFATHEDAVAAMSKDKANMQHRYVELFLNSTAGASGGAYEHRYVELFLNSTAGASGGAYGSQMMGGMGLSNQSSYGGPASQQLSGGYGGGYGGQSSMSGYGSQGAVNSSYYSSGSRASMGVNGMGGMSSMSSMSGGWGM, from the exons ATGATGTTGGGCACCGAAGGCGGGGAGGGATTCGTGGTGAAGGTCCGGGGCTTGCCTTGGTCTTGTTCGGCCGACGAAGTGCAGCGGTTTTTTTCTG ACTGCAAAATTCAAAATGGGGCTCAAGGTATTCGTTTCATCTACACCAGAGAAGGCAGACCGAGTGGCGAGGCTTTTGTTGAACTTGAATCAGAAGATGAAGTCAAATTGGCCctgaaaaaagacagagaaactatGGGACACAGATATGTTGAAG TATTCAAGTCAAACAACGTTGAAATGGATTGGGTGTTGAAGCATACTGGTCCAAATAGTCCTGACACGGCCAATGATGGCTTTGTACGGCTTAGAGGACTCCCCTTTGGATGTAGCAAGGAAGAAATTGTTCAGTTCTTCTCAG GGTTGGAAATCGTGCCAAATGGGATAACATTGCCGGTGGACTTCCAGGGGAGGAGTACGGGGGAGGCCTTCGTGCAGTTTGCTTCACAGGAAATAGCTGAAAAGGCTCtaaagaaacacaaggaaagaatAGGGCACAG GTATATCGAAATCTTTAAGAGCAGTCGAGCTGAAGTTAGAACTCACTATGATCCACCACGAAAACTTATGGCCATGCAGCGGCCAGGTCCCTATGACAGACCTGGGGCTGGCAGAGGGTATAACAGCATTGGAAGAGGAGCTGGCTTTGAAAGGATGAGGCGTGGTGCTTATGGTGGAG GAATGTCAGATCACAGATACGGGGATGGTGGCTCTACTTTCCAGAGCACAACAGGACACTGTGTACACATGCGGGGATTACCTTACAGAGCTACTGAGAACGACATTTATAAT tttttttcacCACTCAACCCTGTGAGAGTACATATTGAAATTGGTCCCGATGGCAGAGTAACTGGTGAAGCAGATGTCGAGTTTGCAACTCATGAAGATGCTGTGGCAGCTATGTCAAAAGACAAAGCAAATATGC aaCACAGATATGTAGAACTCTTCTTGAATTCTACAGCAGGAGCAAGCGGTGGTGCTTACG AACACAGATATGTAGAACTCTTCTTGAATTCTACAGCAGGAGCAAGCGGTGGTGCTTATGGTAGCCAAATGATGGGAGGCATGGGCTTGT CAAACCAGTCCAGTTATGGCGGCCCAGCCAGCCAGCAGCTGAGTGGTGGTTATGGAGGCGGCTATGGTGGCCAGAGCAGCATGAGTGGATATG GCAGCCAAggagcagtgaacagcagctactACAGTAGTGGAAGCCGAGCATCTATGGGAGTGAACGGAATGGGAGGGATGTCTAGCATGTCCAGTATGAGTGGTGGATGGGGAATGTAA
- the HNRNPH1 gene encoding heterogeneous nuclear ribonucleoprotein H isoform X11, whose amino-acid sequence MAMQRPGPYDRPGAGRGYNSIGRGAGFERMRRGAYGGGYGGYDDYNGYNDGYGFGSDRFGRDLNYCFSGMSDHRYGDGGSTFQSTTGHCVHMRGLPYRATENDIYNFFSPLNPVRVHIEIGPDGRVTGEADVEFATHEDAVAAMSKDKANMQHRYVELFLNSTAGASGGAYEHRYVELFLNSTAGASGGAYGSQMMGGMGLSNQSSYGGPASQQLSGGYGGGYGGQSSMSGYGSQGAVNSSYYSSGSRASMGVNGMGGMSSMSSMSGGWGM is encoded by the exons ATGGCCATGCAGCGGCCAGGTCCCTATGACAGACCTGGGGCTGGCAGAGGGTATAACAGCATTGGAAGAGGAGCTGGCTTTGAAAGGATGAGGCGTGGTGCTTATGGTGGAG GTTATGGAGGCTATGATGATTATAATGGCTATAATGATGGCTATGGATTTGGGTCAGATAGATTTGGAAGAG ACCTCAATTATTGTTTTTCAGGAATGTCAGATCACAGATACGGGGATGGTGGCTCTACTTTCCAGAGCACAACAGGACACTGTGTACACATGCGGGGATTACCTTACAGAGCTACTGAGAACGACATTTATAAT tttttttcacCACTCAACCCTGTGAGAGTACATATTGAAATTGGTCCCGATGGCAGAGTAACTGGTGAAGCAGATGTCGAGTTTGCAACTCATGAAGATGCTGTGGCAGCTATGTCAAAAGACAAAGCAAATATGC aaCACAGATATGTAGAACTCTTCTTGAATTCTACAGCAGGAGCAAGCGGTGGTGCTTACG AACACAGATATGTAGAACTCTTCTTGAATTCTACAGCAGGAGCAAGCGGTGGTGCTTATGGTAGCCAAATGATGGGAGGCATGGGCTTGT CAAACCAGTCCAGTTATGGCGGCCCAGCCAGCCAGCAGCTGAGTGGTGGTTATGGAGGCGGCTATGGTGGCCAGAGCAGCATGAGTGGATATG GCAGCCAAggagcagtgaacagcagctactACAGTAGTGGAAGCCGAGCATCTATGGGAGTGAACGGAATGGGAGGGATGTCTAGCATGTCCAGTATGAGTGGTGGATGGGGAATGTAA